The Solibacillus sp. FSL W7-1436 genome window below encodes:
- a CDS encoding alanine/glycine:cation symporter family protein, producing the protein MDWFGNILGEVNTILYSYVLIVLLVGTGIFLTFKTKFIQFRLIKEMLKLITEAAPTDQSGKKGISSFQAFTISAASRIGTGNIAGVATAIALGGPGAIFWMWMIALIGAASALIESTLAQVYKVKDSSTGLFRGGPAYYMEKGLNKRWMGILFAVVITITYGFIFNSVQANTISIAFEESFGANRLVVGLVLAALTGVIVFGGLKRIVSFTQIVVPVMAILYIIIALIVVVLNITEIPGVFLLIIKSAFGLEEAFAGMIGAAIMNGIKRGLFSNEAGIGSAPNAAATADVSHPVKQGLIQALGVFIDTLVVCTATAAIVLLGDAYLQSDATSVNLTQASLVDSLGDWAGSFLAIIVFMFAFSTVIGNYYYGESNISFIKESKTGLLVFRVFVVLFVMFGSIAKVQIVWDLADLFMAFMAIINLIAVLQLWKVAKPVVNDYLNQRKQGKDPVFYKKNVPNIGEVECWGEDEKVERKR; encoded by the coding sequence ATGGATTGGTTTGGCAATATATTGGGAGAAGTAAATACAATATTATATTCATATGTATTAATAGTTTTATTAGTAGGAACGGGTATATTTTTAACGTTCAAAACTAAGTTTATTCAGTTTCGATTAATCAAAGAAATGCTTAAACTTATTACAGAAGCGGCACCAACAGATCAGTCAGGAAAAAAAGGTATCTCTTCTTTCCAGGCTTTTACCATATCTGCTGCTTCCCGTATCGGAACAGGTAATATAGCGGGTGTTGCTACGGCCATTGCTCTTGGCGGTCCCGGTGCGATATTTTGGATGTGGATGATTGCGCTCATCGGGGCAGCATCTGCACTGATTGAAAGTACATTAGCACAAGTATATAAAGTTAAAGATAGTAGTACCGGGTTATTTCGTGGTGGCCCTGCCTACTATATGGAAAAAGGTTTAAATAAAAGATGGATGGGCATTCTTTTTGCCGTTGTTATTACAATTACTTATGGCTTTATTTTTAATTCCGTCCAGGCAAATACGATTTCCATTGCATTTGAAGAGAGTTTCGGTGCCAATCGTCTTGTTGTAGGGTTAGTATTGGCTGCCTTAACAGGGGTTATTGTTTTCGGTGGGTTAAAAAGGATTGTAAGTTTTACTCAAATAGTTGTTCCTGTTATGGCAATTTTGTATATTATCATCGCACTTATTGTTGTAGTCCTCAATATTACCGAAATTCCGGGTGTTTTTCTCCTTATCATAAAGTCGGCCTTTGGATTGGAAGAAGCATTTGCGGGAATGATCGGTGCGGCAATTATGAATGGGATTAAACGCGGATTATTCTCCAATGAAGCAGGGATAGGATCTGCACCTAACGCAGCAGCAACAGCAGATGTTTCCCATCCGGTTAAGCAAGGACTGATCCAAGCGCTTGGTGTATTTATTGACACATTGGTTGTATGTACAGCAACAGCAGCAATCGTATTATTAGGCGATGCATATCTGCAGTCTGACGCAACTTCAGTCAATTTAACGCAAGCCTCTTTAGTTGATAGTTTAGGGGATTGGGCAGGAAGCTTCCTGGCGATCATTGTATTTATGTTTGCCTTTAGTACAGTTATCGGAAATTACTACTATGGTGAGTCGAATATTAGTTTTATAAAAGAGTCCAAAACGGGCTTATTAGTATTCCGTGTATTCGTCGTACTTTTCGTTATGTTTGGTTCAATTGCAAAAGTACAGATTGTATGGGATTTAGCGGACCTATTTATGGCTTTTATGGCAATTATCAACTTAATTGCTGTTCTCCAACTTTGGAAAGTAGCCAAACCGGTTGTTAATGATTATTTAAATCAGCGCAAGCAAGGCAAAGATCCGGTATTCTATAAGAAAAACGTACCTAATATAGGTGAAGTGGAATGCTGGGGAGAAGATGAAAAAGTAGAAAGAAAACGTTAA
- a CDS encoding glycine betaine ABC transporter substrate-binding protein: MKFISLPKLGLILALSLLLAACSSEVDGTEKQAVNLAYVEWETEVASTHVVGQVLEDLGYDVTLTPLDNGIMWEALANGEVDGMVSAWLPQTHAPQVEKYKGRIDDLGENLAGGKIGLVVPSYMDVDSIEDLTDEAGKTITGIEPGANITGTTEKAYEIYPNLEGWTVLSSSSVAMTGALKQAIQNEEEIIVTGWSPHWKFNLFDLKYLDDPKGMYGTEEYIGTFARNGFKEDNPEAYSVLDNFHWTPEDIESVMYDIMEGMDPKDAAKKWIEENEAKVAEWTKEVK, translated from the coding sequence ATGAAATTCATTAGTTTACCAAAGCTAGGATTAATTTTAGCATTAAGTTTATTGCTAGCTGCATGTTCTTCTGAAGTTGATGGTACAGAAAAACAAGCCGTCAACTTAGCTTATGTAGAATGGGAGACTGAAGTTGCCTCCACTCATGTAGTAGGGCAAGTTCTGGAAGATTTAGGATACGATGTAACCCTCACGCCTTTAGATAACGGAATTATGTGGGAAGCTCTTGCCAATGGGGAAGTTGATGGCATGGTTTCAGCATGGCTGCCACAGACGCATGCTCCGCAAGTTGAGAAGTACAAAGGTCGTATAGATGATTTAGGTGAAAATCTGGCAGGTGGAAAAATCGGGTTAGTAGTCCCGAGTTATATGGATGTGGACTCTATCGAAGATTTAACTGATGAGGCAGGTAAAACGATAACGGGCATTGAACCAGGAGCAAATATTACGGGAACTACAGAAAAGGCGTATGAGATATACCCTAACCTTGAAGGGTGGACGGTACTCAGCTCTTCTTCAGTAGCGATGACAGGGGCTCTTAAGCAAGCAATTCAGAATGAAGAAGAAATTATAGTGACAGGCTGGTCTCCTCACTGGAAATTTAACTTATTTGATCTGAAATATTTAGATGATCCAAAAGGGATGTATGGAACTGAAGAGTATATCGGTACATTTGCGCGGAATGGATTCAAGGAAGATAACCCTGAGGCATACAGTGTTCTCGATAATTTCCACTGGACTCCGGAAGATATAGAAAGTGTTATGTACGATATTATGGAAGGCATGGATCCGAAAGATGCAGCAAAAAAATGGATTGAAGAAAATGAAGCTAAAGTAGCCGAATGGACAAAAGAAGTTAAATAA
- a CDS encoding helix-turn-helix domain-containing protein has translation MSDGQEAILRQLTLSNKQLSILVESIRTITSKLHIDEVLHTIMRHALDVIPEADAGYLMLFDEQKQCLIPKTYIHFPPLIEQFQTKPNEAITGRVFATGIGEFFNSYDEIMAAMYHQNVSPRNLQTILKSANVPQAALCVPITVDTKPIGIMILHQLQKKRDLTQEDLLFFQAFADQVGVAIQKAQYYEQMIEKVKEAHELSLALETKHTLLKQRYDVHARLNQLLLQNEPISVILNELQNLTQMPIGFYDAYDDVFFEDNLSIPHHTKTKIRKQLLFKMNPFEYRLKNDRSFIVYPLYNLDICLGSMIIEQKDVIAYKDRQTLEQGANILTLQILRNKNVLELHNKRIQETFHQIIDAPNQKSIASTAYHMDLDMQDYYRLCIIEFKQTADMLSIDQHLHQFISLLKEKFSGERKLLFYEKNKITLLIGVPSPITLTTLNETFSRLQKSWHLQHKPLFRCAISKQYKTLQTVSVLFEEALQTLRFLQVRDEWTITSYDKIGLNQLVLQIPPQDLENFIHEQIGELLVQSNKIHLYETLLAYFKFNRSIQQTAQHLHIHTNTLYQRLNRIEQMLNISLQLQEDALKIQLACYLKENYLTPAEKRE, from the coding sequence ATGTCAGATGGACAAGAAGCAATTCTACGTCAATTAACACTATCCAATAAACAGTTATCTATCCTCGTGGAAAGTATCCGGACGATCACATCCAAACTCCATATTGATGAAGTATTACATACAATCATGCGTCATGCACTGGACGTTATTCCTGAAGCGGATGCGGGGTATTTAATGCTTTTTGATGAACAAAAACAATGCCTTATCCCTAAAACCTATATTCATTTTCCTCCGCTAATTGAGCAATTTCAAACAAAGCCAAATGAGGCCATAACAGGTCGTGTTTTTGCGACAGGAATCGGTGAGTTCTTTAACAGTTACGATGAAATTATGGCTGCTATGTACCATCAAAATGTAAGCCCTCGTAACTTACAGACAATTTTAAAGAGTGCAAATGTCCCGCAGGCAGCTCTTTGTGTACCGATAACGGTTGATACTAAGCCAATTGGCATCATGATCCTTCACCAACTCCAAAAGAAAAGAGACCTCACACAAGAAGATCTATTATTTTTTCAAGCCTTTGCCGATCAGGTAGGGGTGGCCATTCAAAAAGCCCAGTATTATGAACAGATGATTGAAAAAGTAAAAGAAGCGCACGAATTATCCCTAGCATTAGAGACAAAACATACCCTTCTTAAACAACGCTATGACGTGCATGCCAGATTAAATCAATTGCTCTTGCAAAATGAACCGATATCCGTCATTTTGAATGAACTGCAAAATTTAACGCAAATGCCAATCGGTTTTTATGATGCATATGATGATGTTTTTTTCGAAGATAATCTGTCCATTCCCCATCACACAAAAACTAAAATAAGAAAACAATTACTCTTTAAAATGAATCCATTTGAATACCGACTTAAAAATGACCGCAGTTTTATTGTTTATCCTCTCTATAATTTGGATATTTGTTTAGGGAGTATGATTATTGAACAGAAAGACGTCATTGCCTACAAAGATCGGCAAACATTGGAGCAGGGGGCCAATATATTAACGCTGCAAATTTTACGCAATAAAAATGTTCTTGAACTCCATAATAAAAGAATCCAGGAAACATTCCACCAAATTATTGATGCACCGAATCAAAAATCAATTGCATCAACGGCATACCACATGGATTTGGATATGCAGGATTACTACCGGCTCTGTATTATCGAGTTCAAACAAACGGCGGACATGTTATCGATTGATCAGCATTTGCATCAGTTCATCTCGCTGCTGAAAGAAAAATTTTCAGGTGAACGGAAATTACTGTTTTATGAAAAAAATAAAATCACTTTATTAATCGGTGTACCGTCACCAATAACACTTACAACATTAAACGAAACATTTTCAAGGCTTCAAAAAAGTTGGCATTTACAGCATAAGCCGCTTTTCCGTTGTGCCATCAGTAAACAGTATAAGACGCTTCAGACTGTTTCTGTTCTTTTCGAGGAAGCACTGCAAACTTTACGCTTTTTACAAGTCCGTGATGAATGGACGATTACAAGCTACGATAAAATCGGACTCAATCAGTTAGTTTTACAAATCCCGCCACAAGATTTGGAAAACTTCATTCATGAACAAATTGGGGAGCTATTAGTTCAGTCGAATAAAATCCACCTATATGAAACATTGCTTGCCTATTTTAAGTTTAACCGTTCCATTCAGCAAACAGCCCAGCATTTACATATCCACACCAACACCTTGTACCAGCGCCTAAACCGGATTGAGCAGATGTTAAATATCTCTTTGCAACTACAGGAGGACGCTTTGAAAATACAATTAGCATGTTATTTGAAGGAAAATTATTTAACACCTGCAGAAAAAAGAGAATAA
- the helD gene encoding RNA polymerase recycling motor HelD, which translates to MKADFLDEQKRLNSVVNVINDQTHQLESETLKLRNEVVNTRKHFWDEIKVNTDSFDDFLETVINLRQEAQALAVGESTHHHASKRLAVLHRMKSVPYFGRIDFLEEGFSEQEKIYIGISSLMDASGEDFLIYDWRAPISSVYYDYEPGPAQYKTPGGKVYGDLEKKWQYVIRNGKLQSMFDTSLTIGDEILQKVLGKGADKYMQSIVATIQKDQNRIIRHDQGRMLIVHGAAGSGKTSAALQRIAFLLYKYRDRIKADQIILFSPNAMFNSYVSNVLPELGEENMQQVTFQEYLDHRLSKDFHLENPYHQLEYVLTAANSPSYSARIKGIQFKASVKYVEAIKLYRETLEKSDLLFKDIKFRGKTIISAQQLSEKFYRDHISLSFQSRLEKLKDWLMSKIKELEKTERSQPWVEEEIELLSDETYHKIHKYLAKKNGFEREEQGDYEMDHDALIQVIVRLKLKAVRKQIQTLDFIDLEGVYKQLFTDPLLMQQQLNGEVPDEWEAICEDTLQMLESGTLYYEDATPFLFLQELIQGFQTNRSIKHILIDEAQDYSPFQFEFLKRLFPSAKMTVLGDFNQAIFAHASGIGDFQMLNHLYGEEQTEVINMTRSYRSTKPIIEFTRSLIANGKEIIPFERAGELPLLNQVENHTQLHERIMSSISKLQSEGYGSIAVICKSAEESKTAFETLNKIDGIKLIKSGTAEFEQGVVVIPSYLAKGIEFEAVIIYNVSENVYGDESLRRIFYTACTRAMHVLQLYSVGKPSLFMQKALEKNLVQLELHSESVR; encoded by the coding sequence ATGAAAGCAGATTTCCTGGACGAACAAAAGCGGTTAAACAGTGTCGTGAACGTAATAAATGATCAAACACATCAACTGGAATCAGAAACGTTAAAGCTCCGAAATGAAGTGGTAAATACACGTAAGCATTTTTGGGATGAAATCAAAGTGAATACGGATTCGTTTGATGATTTTTTGGAAACCGTTATTAACTTAAGACAAGAAGCGCAGGCATTAGCTGTTGGAGAAAGTACGCATCATCACGCATCCAAAAGATTAGCTGTCCTGCATCGGATGAAGTCGGTCCCTTATTTTGGACGAATTGATTTTCTTGAAGAAGGTTTTTCGGAGCAGGAGAAAATTTATATTGGGATTTCATCTTTGATGGATGCAAGTGGTGAGGACTTCCTGATTTATGACTGGAGAGCACCGATTTCAAGTGTCTATTATGATTATGAGCCTGGTCCTGCACAGTATAAAACGCCCGGTGGGAAGGTTTACGGCGATCTCGAGAAAAAGTGGCAATATGTTATTCGTAACGGGAAACTGCAATCGATGTTTGACACTAGTCTCACGATTGGTGACGAAATTTTACAGAAGGTGCTTGGAAAAGGCGCGGATAAGTATATGCAAAGTATCGTAGCAACGATTCAAAAGGATCAAAACCGTATTATACGCCATGATCAAGGGCGTATGCTCATTGTGCACGGTGCAGCAGGCAGTGGTAAAACTTCTGCTGCATTACAAAGAATCGCATTTCTATTATATAAATACCGGGACCGTATAAAAGCCGACCAAATTATATTATTTTCACCAAATGCTATGTTTAATAGCTATGTTTCCAACGTACTTCCGGAGCTTGGGGAAGAAAATATGCAGCAAGTTACATTCCAGGAATATTTGGATCACCGTTTAAGTAAAGATTTTCACTTAGAAAATCCATATCACCAATTGGAATATGTGCTGACTGCAGCAAATAGCCCTTCGTATAGCGCAAGAATAAAAGGCATTCAATTCAAAGCATCTGTCAAATATGTTGAGGCGATAAAATTATACCGAGAAACTTTGGAAAAATCGGACCTGCTATTTAAAGATATTAAGTTCAGAGGGAAAACAATCATTTCGGCACAGCAATTGTCGGAGAAGTTTTATCGGGATCATATTTCCCTGAGCTTTCAAAGCAGACTTGAAAAACTGAAAGACTGGCTAATGAGTAAAATTAAAGAACTAGAAAAAACAGAACGTTCTCAGCCATGGGTAGAGGAGGAAATTGAGCTACTGAGCGATGAGACGTACCATAAAATCCACAAATATTTAGCGAAGAAAAATGGCTTTGAACGAGAAGAGCAGGGAGATTACGAAATGGATCATGACGCGCTTATTCAAGTAATCGTCCGCCTGAAATTGAAGGCAGTGAGAAAACAAATTCAAACACTGGACTTTATTGATTTAGAAGGCGTTTATAAACAGCTTTTTACAGATCCATTATTGATGCAACAGCAATTAAATGGAGAAGTACCAGATGAATGGGAAGCGATATGTGAAGATACCCTTCAAATGTTGGAATCGGGAACGCTGTATTATGAAGACGCGACACCATTTCTGTTTTTGCAGGAATTGATCCAAGGTTTTCAAACGAACCGTTCGATCAAGCATATTCTCATTGATGAGGCACAGGATTATTCGCCATTTCAATTTGAATTTCTGAAGCGCTTATTCCCTTCTGCCAAAATGACGGTGCTAGGTGATTTTAATCAGGCTATTTTTGCTCATGCAAGTGGAATTGGAGATTTTCAAATGCTTAACCACCTTTATGGGGAAGAACAGACGGAAGTGATCAACATGACCCGAAGTTATCGTTCGACGAAGCCGATTATTGAATTTACACGGAGTCTCATTGCAAATGGGAAAGAGATCATTCCGTTTGAACGTGCTGGAGAGCTGCCGTTATTAAACCAAGTGGAAAATCATACACAATTGCACGAACGCATTATGTCCAGCATTTCGAAATTGCAAAGTGAAGGCTATGGCAGTATCGCAGTCATTTGTAAATCAGCAGAAGAAAGTAAGACAGCATTTGAGACGTTAAATAAAATTGACGGAATTAAGCTGATAAAAAGCGGTACTGCGGAATTCGAGCAAGGGGTTGTAGTCATCCCTTCTTATTTAGCGAAGGGGATCGAGTTTGAAGCGGTCATCATTTACAACGTATCTGAAAACGTATATGGGGATGAAAGTTTACGCAGAATTTTTTATACAGCCTGCACAAGAGCAATGCACGTGCTGCAATTGTACAGCGTAGGAAAACCGAGTCTTTTTATGCAAAAGGCTTTAGAAAAAAACCTTGTACAACTTGAGTTGCATTCAGAAAGCGTTAGGTAG
- a CDS encoding DUF5058 family protein, protein MNLASEIMDHPVLWVLSFVVVLIVIFQAIVFIRISKKVAPEVGLTNKEVTSIIRTGAISSLGPSFAIIIVAISLITLIGEPTTMMRIGIVGSAPIETVGASLGAEAAGEQLSDKNFSAQAFTAAAWTMCLGGMGWLLVTALFTKSLGRLQGKLTSGGGNRAKWLSVVSTAAMIGAFGYFGGGQIAKGMNETIIFLVALVVMPAIMWAAQRFNLNWLREWSLGLVILVGMSVGYFLV, encoded by the coding sequence TTGAACTTAGCATCAGAAATTATGGATCATCCGGTGTTATGGGTTTTATCATTTGTCGTTGTGCTTATCGTAATTTTCCAAGCCATTGTCTTTATACGTATATCGAAAAAAGTTGCACCGGAAGTCGGCTTAACGAACAAGGAAGTCACTTCTATTATCCGAACAGGTGCAATCAGTTCACTCGGTCCGTCATTTGCCATTATCATCGTTGCCATTTCATTAATCACTTTAATTGGTGAACCAACAACAATGATGCGAATCGGTATCGTGGGGTCCGCACCAATCGAGACGGTAGGAGCAAGTCTCGGAGCGGAAGCGGCAGGTGAACAGTTAAGCGACAAAAACTTCTCGGCACAAGCATTTACAGCAGCAGCGTGGACAATGTGTTTAGGCGGCATGGGCTGGCTCCTTGTAACAGCACTATTCACGAAATCCCTTGGCCGTCTTCAAGGTAAATTAACAAGCGGCGGCGGTAACCGGGCAAAGTGGTTGAGCGTCGTTTCGACTGCAGCAATGATTGGTGCTTTCGGGTATTTTGGCGGGGGCCAGATCGCAAAAGGCATGAATGAAACGATTATTTTTTTAGTCGCTTTAGTTGTCATGCCGGCTATTATGTGGGCCGCACAACGGTTCAACCTGAATTGGCTCCGTGAATGGTCGCTAGGATTAGTTATTTTAGTCGGTATGAGCGTCGGGTATTTTTTAGTTTAA
- a CDS encoding EamA family transporter, which produces MKINKGVFFVLLGAGCFGFTPVFAKTGFGYGYSLGQINLVQMVISFLLLWSITFLKGFGMKGLTKKNILPIMITGCFIGLTSIFYYGAMQYLPASLAIILMFQFVWIGILFEWAFNKIKPAPITIFAIVLILIGVFFASNILTGDIQGLPIKGFVMGILSAFTYAAFIFFSGKVAVEVHPLTRTSLMVTGSTILVFLIFMKDIPAVFPLEGNLVMSAAGVSLFGAVLPPLFYAVGAPLISGGLANILTSVELPVAILSASIILAETVTALQWIGIVLILVAIVLNEIGPNIIRMRNRTKRTILRPHNKN; this is translated from the coding sequence ATGAAGATAAATAAAGGAGTATTCTTTGTACTGCTCGGTGCAGGATGCTTTGGATTTACACCGGTTTTTGCCAAAACAGGGTTCGGCTATGGCTATTCCCTTGGTCAAATCAACCTTGTCCAAATGGTCATTTCCTTTCTGCTGTTATGGTCGATCACTTTCCTGAAAGGGTTCGGGATGAAGGGGCTGACTAAAAAGAACATCCTTCCTATTATGATTACCGGCTGTTTTATCGGTTTAACAAGTATTTTTTATTATGGTGCAATGCAGTATTTGCCTGCTTCACTGGCTATCATTTTAATGTTCCAGTTTGTTTGGATCGGCATTCTGTTCGAATGGGCTTTCAATAAAATTAAGCCCGCGCCAATTACTATTTTTGCGATTGTTCTTATTTTAATAGGTGTATTTTTTGCATCGAATATTTTAACCGGCGATATACAAGGCCTACCGATTAAAGGATTTGTAATGGGTATATTGTCTGCCTTTACTTATGCTGCCTTTATCTTTTTCAGCGGGAAAGTTGCTGTTGAAGTACATCCACTAACCCGTACTTCTTTAATGGTGACGGGTTCCACGATCTTGGTATTTCTTATCTTTATGAAGGACATCCCTGCAGTATTTCCTCTTGAAGGAAACTTGGTGATGAGTGCTGCCGGGGTTTCATTGTTTGGAGCCGTATTGCCGCCGCTGTTTTATGCAGTTGGTGCACCACTCATTTCAGGAGGTTTGGCGAATATATTAACTTCTGTTGAACTGCCTGTAGCGATTTTATCGGCAAGCATTATTTTGGCTGAAACGGTCACAGCTTTGCAATGGATTGGAATCGTACTGATACTCGTAGCGATTGTATTAAATGAAATCGGTCCAAACATCATTCGGATGAGAAACCGTACAAAAAGAACAATTCTTCGTCCACATAATAAAAATTAA
- a CDS encoding MBL fold metallo-hydrolase: MHAIHKIGGSFWYITPVSLTDRPILGMVVGSKKTLMIDAGNSEEHVNYFLGELIKRGIPDPDLIVLTHWHWDHIFGLSALANTVSIASKETKEEMEKLIPFSWSDGAIDARVKEGVEIEFCAKAIKEEYSNHRNINITLPDITIENRAEIDLGGVTCIVQHVGGDHAADSVIVYIKEEKILFLGDCIYPRMYAEKVHYTISETLRVLDLLETFDAETYIPSHQQPISKEDFDKEVALLRTIAKFTEDCNGDQSKIVKKYGDYIKRELTEEELETISDFVNGY, from the coding sequence ATGCACGCTATACATAAAATAGGGGGAAGTTTCTGGTATATCACTCCTGTATCGTTGACTGACCGTCCGATTTTAGGGATGGTGGTTGGCAGTAAAAAGACATTAATGATTGATGCAGGCAACTCGGAAGAACATGTGAATTATTTTCTGGGGGAACTTATAAAAAGGGGAATTCCTGATCCGGATTTAATTGTCCTGACACATTGGCATTGGGATCATATTTTTGGACTTTCCGCATTAGCAAATACTGTTTCAATTGCGTCCAAAGAGACTAAAGAGGAAATGGAGAAGCTTATCCCGTTTTCGTGGTCAGATGGAGCCATCGATGCACGAGTAAAAGAAGGCGTGGAAATTGAATTTTGTGCGAAAGCAATTAAGGAAGAATACAGTAATCACCGGAACATTAACATTACGCTGCCGGATATAACGATAGAGAACAGAGCAGAGATAGATCTGGGTGGTGTCACTTGTATCGTACAGCATGTCGGAGGGGACCATGCTGCAGATTCTGTCATTGTGTACATTAAAGAAGAGAAGATTCTGTTCCTAGGAGACTGCATTTATCCGAGAATGTATGCCGAAAAAGTACACTATACAATTAGTGAAACGTTACGGGTATTAGATTTACTGGAAACGTTTGATGCAGAAACTTATATTCCTTCACATCAACAGCCAATCTCAAAAGAAGATTTCGATAAAGAAGTCGCTTTGCTTAGAACGATTGCGAAATTTACAGAGGATTGTAATGGGGATCAGTCGAAAATTGTGAAGAAATACGGCGACTATATAAAAAGGGAACTTACCGAAGAAGAATTAGAAACCATTTCCGACTTTGTGAATGGCTATTAA
- a CDS encoding SMP-30/gluconolactonase/LRE family protein → MKSKKGALAWILVLVLSLITVTFAGAKALYETKPVPAEERHNISEIIHQSSKWEKVATGSGFMEGINFDRNGNIWLVSPTTGEILTIKDNKVKTVLGNKDTLMPIGAKFHKDGRLFITDGKGELYSYNPATGERKTVINSYDGQPLNGLNDLVFDETGGLYFTEPMGSSATHPTGRVFYLPPGETEAILFSENIAYPNGIAISANGQRVYISEFDKNQILSVPSVNAENSPESPFIFGRFEGGIGPDGLAVDAEGNLYVAHFQAGEVVVLDADGFKYGTIRLPEDAGTFATNLAFYDGYLYVTESSKNEVWRIQVKKKGLQPYGLN, encoded by the coding sequence ATGAAGTCTAAAAAAGGTGCACTTGCATGGATATTGGTTCTTGTTCTCTCGCTTATAACGGTCACATTTGCTGGTGCAAAGGCATTGTATGAAACAAAACCAGTGCCGGCAGAAGAAAGACATAACATTTCCGAAATCATTCATCAGAGTAGTAAATGGGAAAAGGTTGCTACTGGCAGCGGGTTCATGGAAGGTATTAACTTCGATCGTAATGGAAACATCTGGTTAGTCAGCCCGACAACTGGTGAAATTCTAACAATAAAAGACAACAAAGTTAAAACAGTTTTAGGAAATAAAGATACATTAATGCCGATTGGGGCAAAGTTCCACAAAGATGGCCGCTTATTTATAACGGATGGTAAAGGGGAACTTTATTCTTACAATCCTGCTACCGGTGAACGCAAAACCGTTATCAATTCTTACGATGGGCAGCCTTTAAACGGTTTAAATGACCTTGTTTTTGATGAAACGGGCGGACTTTATTTTACTGAGCCAATGGGTTCCAGTGCTACTCATCCAACAGGTCGTGTCTTCTACCTACCTCCTGGCGAAACGGAAGCAATCCTCTTCTCGGAGAATATTGCTTATCCAAATGGAATCGCAATTTCAGCAAACGGCCAGCGTGTCTATATTTCGGAGTTTGATAAAAATCAAATTCTCTCTGTCCCTTCTGTGAATGCCGAAAATTCCCCTGAATCACCGTTTATTTTCGGTCGTTTTGAAGGTGGAATCGGTCCGGACGGATTAGCCGTAGACGCTGAAGGCAATCTGTACGTAGCCCATTTCCAAGCCGGAGAAGTTGTAGTGCTTGATGCAGATGGTTTTAAATACGGAACAATCCGCCTTCCTGAAGATGCAGGAACATTCGCAACCAATTTAGCTTTTTATGATGGATATCTCTATGTAACGGAGTCATCAAAAAATGAAGTTTGGCGTATTCAAGTGAAAAAGAAGGGTCTGCAGCCATACGGGTTAAACTAG
- a CDS encoding GNAT family N-acetyltransferase produces MLNLKTITKDNWINAISLKVREDQVKFVASNAVSLAQLNFLENFHAKGIYYGEEMVGFTLYGLDEDDHEYWIYRMMIDQKHQGKGYGKEAVQLIIEDIRTMKEPHHQTITLSYEPDNAHAKRIYEKMGFQEIDGLVIEGEQVARYTY; encoded by the coding sequence ATGCTGAATTTAAAAACGATTACAAAAGACAATTGGATAAATGCAATCTCGCTAAAAGTACGGGAAGATCAAGTGAAGTTTGTCGCCTCGAATGCAGTGTCACTGGCACAGCTGAACTTTCTGGAAAATTTCCATGCAAAAGGCATTTACTATGGTGAAGAAATGGTCGGTTTCACCCTTTATGGGCTGGATGAAGATGATCATGAATACTGGATTTACCGTATGATGATCGACCAAAAACATCAGGGGAAAGGTTATGGCAAAGAGGCCGTTCAGCTCATAATAGAAGATATTCGAACAATGAAAGAGCCTCACCATCAAACGATTACCCTCTCCTATGAACCTGACAATGCGCATGCAAAGCGCATCTATGAAAAAATGGGCTTCCAGGAAATTGACGGCCTTGTTATTGAAGGTGAGCAAGTAGCGCGCTATACGTATTAG